In the genome of Paenibacillus pabuli, one region contains:
- a CDS encoding transglutaminase domain-containing protein: MGKHGKRVITLLLAGCLVAVALPHAIDLDQLYAASGTSDISTNTDLRETLLSAMSQRTEELVFTYKGNVKGLKKQLQSSIDEAMTSDPYIQYTVKSYAFNYKGSNVSAEVHVKLAYRETKEQTDYVNRKVTNVLKEIIEPGMTNHEKVKAIHDWIVLNLSYDTSLKKYTAYDGLVTGSTVCQGYSLLAYRMLEQVGIDNRIVEGTAGGQLHAWNLVKLDGKWYHMDTTWDDPTPDRKGKVSHSYYLLSDNEMARDHVWTAKGKYPAASAPYREALQTLVKAGGSKAAAYQKLYHTLEYSLYDESDAVSGHSALKTKVQNVLKNGGTSLTFRYKGTETGLVEDLQDLYQLGMKSISYYVSNMEDTVDLRVKITWTM, encoded by the coding sequence ATGGGCAAGCATGGAAAACGAGTGATAACCCTACTTTTGGCTGGCTGTCTGGTTGCGGTGGCGCTGCCGCATGCGATCGATCTGGATCAGCTATATGCGGCGTCGGGAACATCAGACATATCCACGAATACGGATCTTCGAGAGACTTTGCTTTCCGCGATGTCACAGCGAACGGAGGAACTTGTTTTTACATACAAAGGCAATGTGAAAGGCCTCAAGAAACAGTTGCAGAGTTCCATTGACGAAGCAATGACCAGCGATCCTTACATTCAATATACCGTCAAAAGTTACGCGTTTAACTATAAAGGCTCCAACGTATCCGCAGAGGTTCATGTGAAGCTGGCCTACCGGGAAACGAAGGAACAGACCGATTATGTGAACCGCAAGGTGACCAACGTGCTGAAAGAAATTATTGAGCCTGGCATGACCAATCATGAGAAGGTCAAAGCCATCCATGACTGGATTGTACTTAACCTTTCCTATGATACATCCTTGAAGAAATATACCGCGTACGACGGACTTGTTACCGGTAGCACCGTATGTCAGGGATATTCACTGCTGGCGTATCGCATGCTGGAGCAGGTGGGGATAGACAACCGGATCGTAGAAGGAACGGCTGGTGGGCAACTGCACGCCTGGAATCTCGTTAAACTGGATGGCAAGTGGTACCATATGGATACAACGTGGGATGATCCTACGCCTGACCGTAAGGGCAAGGTAAGTCACAGTTATTATTTGCTCAGTGATAATGAGATGGCACGCGACCATGTCTGGACAGCGAAAGGCAAATATCCTGCTGCATCTGCCCCTTATCGTGAAGCGTTGCAAACGTTGGTGAAGGCGGGAGGCAGCAAGGCAGCGGCTTATCAGAAGCTGTACCATACGCTGGAATACTCGCTCTATGACGAAAGTGATGCGGTTAGCGGGCACTCCGCACTGAAAACCAAAGTTCAGAATGTGCTCAAAAATGGCGGAACTTCGTTGACTTTCAGATATAAAGGCACGGAGACGGGACTTGTAGAGGATTTGCAGGATTTGTATCAGCTTGGCATGAAGTCGATATCGTATTACGTGTCCAACATGGAGGATACCGTTGATCTGCGGGTGAAGATTACCTGGACCATGTGA
- a CDS encoding class D sortase — protein MKFFFSTLVVLGILVLFLPLLQEKYFDWQQAKVMDELEQLQLGLTKINDSFEQARQNPALIDNESDDEEQEDYPHALGVITIDEIDVQLPILEDATESNMKVAATHLVETARIGTEGNAAIAAHRAHKKGRLFNRMGELEIGDWIKVTLADQTHIQYKVDQISVVEPTDLSVLEDPHLGQVLTLITCDPLVNPTHRLIIRAVQVTSEVVQRDLP, from the coding sequence ATGAAATTCTTTTTTTCCACGCTTGTTGTTCTCGGCATCTTAGTTCTTTTCTTGCCTCTTCTGCAGGAGAAATATTTTGACTGGCAGCAAGCCAAGGTTATGGATGAGCTGGAACAACTGCAACTCGGCCTAACTAAAATCAATGATTCTTTTGAGCAAGCCAGACAGAATCCTGCCTTAATCGATAATGAAAGCGACGATGAAGAGCAGGAAGATTACCCCCATGCACTGGGGGTTATTACAATTGATGAGATTGATGTACAACTGCCCATTCTGGAGGATGCAACCGAAAGCAATATGAAGGTCGCAGCAACGCATCTTGTGGAGACGGCACGCATCGGAACTGAAGGTAATGCAGCGATAGCCGCTCATCGTGCTCACAAAAAAGGACGCCTGTTCAACCGAATGGGAGAATTGGAGATTGGTGATTGGATTAAAGTCACTCTGGCAGATCAGACACATATCCAATACAAAGTGGATCAGATATCCGTTGTGGAGCCTACGGACTTGTCTGTACTTGAGGACCCGCATCTAGGACAGGTGCTCACCTTGATTACCTGTGATCCATTAGTAAATCCGACCCATCGGCTGATTATAAGAGCCGTTCAAGTGACTTCAGAGGTAGTTCAGCGTGACCTGCCTTAA
- a CDS encoding amino acid permease yields MQDRNKQNTTGPTLKKGLRARHMTMIALGGSLGTGLFLASGTAISNAGPGGALIAYAAVGIMVFFLMTSLGELATFMPDSGSFNTYAARFVDPALGFAMGWNFWYNWAVTIAAELAAATVLIKYWFPDSSSMLWSLLFLVLIFALNVLSVKGYGESEYWFAIIKVATVIIFLTVGVLMIFGIIGGEAVGFSNFTVGDAPFHGGFFAVLGVFMAAGFSFQGTELIGVAAGESENPRENVPRAIRQVFWRILIFYILAITVISLIIPYTHPNLLKGDLNNIGVSPFTLVFEKAGLAIAASVMNAVILTSVLSAGNSGMYASSRVLYALARDGKAPRFLGRLNKKGIPMNALLLTTAVGMLAFLASLFGDGIVYTWLLNASGMCGFITWLGIAISHYRFRRAYVAQGRDLNDLPYRARWFPFGPIFAFVLCIIVIIGQNYQAFTGDQIDWSGALVAYLSVPLFLILWLGYKFIKKTKVVPLQECDFTTSE; encoded by the coding sequence ATGCAAGACCGCAATAAGCAAAACACAACAGGACCCACCCTGAAAAAAGGACTACGCGCACGGCATATGACCATGATTGCACTCGGTGGATCCCTTGGTACGGGACTGTTCCTCGCGAGCGGCACCGCTATTTCCAATGCAGGCCCCGGCGGTGCACTGATTGCTTACGCTGCCGTTGGCATCATGGTCTTCTTTCTTATGACCAGTCTCGGAGAACTTGCCACCTTCATGCCTGACTCCGGTTCATTCAATACGTATGCTGCCCGCTTTGTTGATCCGGCCCTCGGATTCGCGATGGGCTGGAACTTCTGGTACAACTGGGCCGTCACCATTGCGGCAGAGCTCGCTGCCGCAACCGTACTCATCAAATACTGGTTCCCTGACAGTTCGTCCATGTTGTGGAGTCTGTTATTTCTCGTATTAATCTTTGCCCTGAATGTGTTGTCCGTTAAAGGTTATGGAGAGTCGGAATACTGGTTCGCCATTATCAAAGTCGCTACAGTAATCATCTTTCTTACCGTTGGTGTGCTCATGATCTTCGGCATTATCGGCGGAGAAGCGGTTGGGTTCAGCAACTTTACTGTTGGGGACGCACCGTTCCATGGCGGCTTCTTTGCGGTTCTTGGTGTATTTATGGCTGCAGGGTTCTCTTTCCAGGGAACGGAGCTCATTGGCGTTGCGGCCGGTGAGAGCGAAAATCCGCGTGAAAATGTCCCTCGTGCTATTCGGCAAGTGTTCTGGCGTATTCTGATCTTCTACATTCTGGCGATTACAGTGATCAGTCTGATCATTCCTTACACACATCCGAATCTGCTCAAAGGCGATCTGAACAACATCGGAGTCAGTCCGTTTACACTTGTCTTTGAAAAGGCGGGTCTGGCTATAGCTGCTTCTGTCATGAATGCCGTTATTCTAACTTCTGTACTGTCAGCCGGGAATTCGGGCATGTATGCTTCAAGTCGTGTACTGTATGCTCTTGCCCGGGATGGCAAAGCACCTCGTTTTCTGGGTCGGCTAAACAAAAAAGGCATTCCAATGAATGCCCTGCTCTTAACTACAGCGGTGGGTATGCTCGCTTTTCTAGCCTCCCTTTTCGGTGATGGCATTGTATACACTTGGCTGCTTAATGCATCCGGTATGTGTGGCTTTATCACCTGGCTTGGCATTGCCATCAGCCATTATCGCTTCCGCCGTGCTTATGTGGCCCAGGGCCGGGATTTGAACGATCTGCCCTACCGTGCACGCTGGTTCCCATTCGGACCGATTTTTGCTTTTGTGTTATGTATCATCGTCATTATTGGACAGAACTATCAGGCGTTTACGGGCGATCAAATTGATTGGAGCGGAGCCCTTGTCGCATATTTAAGCGTTCCGTTATTCCTGATTTTATGGCTGGGTTATAAATTCATCAAAAAAACAAAAGTCGTACCATTACAGGAATGTGATTTTACAACATCAGAATGA
- a CDS encoding collagen binding domain-containing protein yields MMKKVSVVIMAVLLITQMMQGWISTPTMHAQDDMTAIVTTDTAPEEGSVEPVTGNGDNGVSMDSPESSESAEVIKENLITSVQMYNQIPEYDGNGNINIKGEHIEDIRPSIKDEVAVVFTWGLPNNTHAYSDGSTFTFRLPDKFIIGSQLKGNLDGGVGEYVVDPDGEITFTFNDRIVGEQLEGNFYVWIKFDESKMDGGLKQSIDFSSVGQGIINVHFKNTAIDKLTKSGIANKNNFNSDEIEWTVDFNQGEKEMNNAILEDTLAAGPLKGNIEIRELDIQLDGSVKEGNIVRTETQFPIALGNIDKAYRVKYTTSIKAPTTKPFTNVLYENKVVLTDSQSEHNETGIGSVMVSFNEPLQKSGQESAYNPVTQTITWKVQYNYNQQAIAQANAWIEDRFDTTKHELVDGSVTVRQVNIDGNGKPAGTALVNSNEYTLTGVGTGFDEGFKLQFKNDITKAYEIEYQTKTIDRVYKDATVTNTVNMYDGTEKEGKKDIKEVIFAKSVSKEDFNMKEIEWKIVLNRDLKEMTDIVITDNYAGRHMKLIPGSLQISGDQKDQFELEPVADPDDIQFEKGFSIQLKADGKINKEHVITYKTSFDPTAGMPTNNEYRNEATLNWNESDVPQASITKSAVVTPQDYTIQNGNKKGEYSAKDKTITWTIDVNYNLYDIQDAILKDEYLGNQSFVEGSLKVNQLTLEGANNVIAIGNEVALTAGQFQLNSDGKGFALNLGNIGKTAYRVVYKTSLDGNFAVEGMYSNHAVLTDDEGGAVRFEKSVSVIPEHGGVYVHKTGQQIGSSDKASWTVNVNPSQSYIAAGSVLTDTLSDNQILLADTLKLYKTDLPANNSGNVSTKAGLVDADEYELIVEGNTFTFTFKNEIKTAFILEYQSFINADSGDRIGNNVEFAGQSSSVIGSDHQTGIRVSMAGAGGGASTGVGKIKIYKVDDTGLPLEGAIFAIYNASGTTLLETLKPTDVNGGVETSRKYRFNNQTNGLPYKLKEVSAPNGYLIDPEYGASTGKTIDFKDPDHPFEIKNEKIRQGFELTKVDSVDASKTLKGATFELYLKNGPSRDKIAELTTGDDGRIAKGDLEPGDYELIETEAPAYYQLDATPVTFTIAANQTQILTLSHTNVQGSGGKLVVAKVNAKDHSVLSGIEFELRDSNSDVIATKVTDFNGVIEFDSLPYGPYTLVETKAEGFVIEQPETAVSITKPETLLTIENKENDRSVKLIKYNSGKSQHLQGAVFELRAQSALMDANGDWIFNVVTGIDEAQLTTNLMGEIVLSDLEPNKYQLIEIKAPAGYKLDKTPVEFEITDKQTEPVVVEKMNTAIPVPGGPSEPYNPGTPSTGTPDPGTSTPAPSTPDTTVPDTVVTPEASEPEDETDQGTDPDKGESPSESGDSTVVDDEDPSAVADAGDAISPGVDHTSSPADTNVAGAEEGKDASFVGMLPKTGEESTWGYTLVGTLMIILGSMGYLYLRRRQQMNS; encoded by the coding sequence ATGATGAAAAAAGTGAGCGTTGTGATCATGGCTGTGTTGCTGATCACGCAAATGATGCAAGGATGGATATCGACGCCAACCATGCATGCTCAGGATGATATGACAGCAATTGTAACTACGGATACTGCGCCAGAAGAGGGTTCTGTTGAACCTGTAACGGGGAATGGTGATAATGGAGTGTCAATGGATTCTCCCGAGTCTAGTGAATCTGCGGAAGTCATAAAGGAAAATTTAATTACAAGTGTTCAAATGTATAATCAAATACCGGAGTATGATGGGAATGGAAATATTAATATAAAAGGGGAGCATATCGAGGATATACGACCCAGCATTAAAGATGAGGTAGCTGTGGTCTTCACATGGGGGCTTCCCAATAACACCCATGCTTATAGTGATGGTTCCACTTTCACTTTTCGTTTACCGGACAAATTCATCATTGGATCACAGCTAAAAGGAAATTTGGATGGCGGAGTTGGAGAATATGTCGTCGATCCAGATGGTGAGATCACGTTTACGTTTAATGATCGTATCGTAGGTGAACAGCTGGAGGGTAATTTCTACGTATGGATCAAGTTCGATGAGAGCAAGATGGATGGCGGCTTGAAACAGTCAATAGACTTTAGTTCGGTAGGACAAGGCATCATTAATGTGCATTTTAAGAATACAGCCATAGATAAACTTACGAAATCAGGGATTGCGAATAAAAATAACTTCAACTCGGATGAGATAGAATGGACTGTTGATTTCAACCAGGGTGAGAAGGAAATGAATAATGCCATATTGGAGGATACCCTGGCGGCAGGGCCACTCAAGGGGAATATTGAAATTCGTGAACTGGATATTCAATTAGACGGATCTGTCAAAGAAGGAAATATAGTTAGAACAGAAACTCAGTTCCCAATCGCTCTTGGGAATATCGATAAGGCTTACCGCGTGAAATATACAACGAGCATCAAAGCACCAACAACTAAACCTTTTACAAACGTTTTGTATGAAAATAAGGTGGTTCTGACGGATAGTCAGAGCGAGCATAATGAAACTGGTATTGGTAGCGTAATGGTGAGTTTTAATGAGCCTTTACAAAAATCCGGACAAGAGAGTGCTTACAATCCAGTGACCCAGACGATCACTTGGAAGGTGCAATACAATTACAATCAACAAGCGATTGCGCAGGCAAACGCATGGATTGAAGATCGTTTTGACACAACAAAACATGAGTTAGTTGACGGTTCAGTAACAGTACGTCAAGTAAACATCGATGGTAATGGCAAGCCAGCAGGTACTGCTTTAGTGAATTCCAATGAATATACACTTACAGGAGTGGGCACAGGTTTTGATGAAGGCTTTAAATTACAATTTAAAAATGATATCACCAAGGCTTATGAAATTGAATATCAAACCAAAACGATAGATCGCGTCTATAAAGATGCTACAGTAACGAATACGGTGAACATGTATGATGGGACAGAGAAAGAAGGCAAAAAAGACATTAAAGAGGTTATCTTCGCCAAAAGTGTAAGCAAGGAAGACTTCAACATGAAGGAAATCGAGTGGAAGATCGTTCTGAACCGTGATCTGAAGGAGATGACGGACATCGTCATTACAGACAATTACGCAGGAAGGCATATGAAACTCATTCCGGGCAGCCTGCAAATTAGCGGTGATCAGAAGGATCAATTTGAACTTGAGCCAGTTGCAGATCCAGATGATATACAGTTTGAAAAAGGTTTCTCCATTCAGTTGAAGGCTGACGGTAAAATAAATAAAGAGCATGTGATTACGTACAAGACCAGCTTTGATCCAACAGCAGGTATGCCAACCAACAATGAATATCGTAACGAGGCTACTTTGAATTGGAATGAGTCAGATGTACCGCAAGCTTCCATTACTAAATCAGCCGTTGTAACACCGCAAGACTATACCATTCAAAATGGTAACAAGAAGGGCGAATACAGCGCCAAGGACAAAACGATTACCTGGACCATTGATGTGAATTACAATTTGTATGACATCCAGGACGCTATTCTTAAGGATGAATACTTGGGTAATCAATCGTTTGTAGAAGGTTCTTTAAAAGTAAATCAGCTTACTCTGGAGGGAGCAAATAACGTCATTGCCATTGGTAATGAAGTTGCGCTAACGGCAGGGCAATTCCAATTGAACTCGGACGGTAAAGGTTTTGCATTAAACCTTGGAAACATTGGAAAGACAGCCTATCGTGTCGTGTATAAAACAAGTTTGGATGGGAATTTTGCAGTAGAGGGCATGTATTCCAATCATGCTGTTTTGACGGATGATGAAGGGGGAGCGGTACGATTTGAGAAATCAGTGTCGGTCATACCTGAACACGGTGGCGTCTACGTACACAAAACAGGACAGCAAATAGGTTCAAGTGATAAGGCTTCCTGGACTGTAAATGTCAACCCAAGTCAGTCATATATAGCTGCAGGTTCCGTATTAACCGATACGTTATCAGATAATCAGATTTTGCTTGCAGATACGTTAAAGTTATATAAGACCGATCTGCCTGCGAACAACTCGGGGAATGTGTCCACCAAGGCTGGTTTGGTTGATGCTGATGAGTATGAACTGATTGTGGAAGGCAATACATTTACATTTACCTTTAAGAATGAAATAAAGACCGCTTTTATATTGGAGTATCAATCCTTTATAAATGCCGATAGCGGGGATAGAATCGGGAATAACGTTGAATTCGCAGGCCAGTCTTCGTCGGTAATTGGGTCAGACCACCAGACAGGTATTCGAGTTTCCATGGCTGGAGCAGGCGGAGGGGCATCTACAGGTGTTGGCAAAATCAAGATTTACAAAGTAGATGATACAGGTCTTCCGCTCGAAGGAGCGATATTCGCTATATATAATGCGTCTGGAACGACGCTTCTGGAAACGTTGAAACCAACAGATGTCAATGGAGGGGTCGAGACCTCCAGAAAATACAGATTTAACAATCAAACCAATGGTCTGCCATACAAGTTAAAGGAAGTATCTGCACCGAATGGCTATTTGATTGATCCGGAATATGGAGCCTCCACAGGGAAAACAATTGACTTCAAAGACCCTGATCACCCCTTTGAGATTAAGAATGAAAAAATTCGACAGGGCTTCGAATTAACGAAAGTAGATTCTGTGGATGCATCAAAAACTTTGAAAGGTGCAACATTTGAACTGTATTTGAAGAATGGCCCGTCCCGAGATAAAATTGCCGAGTTAACCACAGGTGATGATGGAAGGATTGCCAAAGGAGATCTTGAGCCAGGAGACTACGAATTGATAGAAACTGAAGCTCCGGCGTACTATCAATTGGATGCAACACCAGTTACATTTACAATCGCAGCGAATCAAACTCAGATCCTCACTCTGTCTCATACGAATGTGCAGGGCTCGGGTGGCAAGCTGGTTGTTGCCAAAGTAAATGCCAAGGATCACTCCGTATTAAGCGGAATTGAATTCGAACTGCGTGACAGTAACTCTGACGTCATCGCCACAAAAGTGACGGATTTTAACGGTGTGATTGAGTTTGACAGCTTGCCATATGGCCCCTATACCTTGGTAGAGACCAAGGCAGAAGGCTTCGTTATAGAACAACCTGAAACGGCTGTATCGATCACCAAACCAGAAACTCTATTAACGATTGAAAATAAAGAAAATGATCGTTCGGTAAAATTGATAAAATATAATTCCGGCAAATCGCAACATCTTCAAGGTGCTGTTTTTGAATTGCGTGCTCAGAGTGCTCTGATGGATGCCAATGGAGATTGGATATTCAATGTGGTTACAGGCATCGATGAAGCCCAACTCACTACCAATCTGATGGGGGAAATTGTTCTCAGTGATTTGGAACCCAATAAGTATCAGCTGATTGAAATAAAAGCACCTGCAGGGTATAAGTTGGACAAAACGCCGGTTGAATTCGAGATTACAGATAAACAGACGGAACCCGTGGTGGTGGAAAAGATGAATACCGCCATTCCCGTACCGGGCGGGCCAAGTGAGCCTTATAATCCCGGAACGCCAAGTACAGGAACACCGGATCCTGGAACATCAACGCCAGCTCCATCAACTCCGGACACAACGGTTCCAGATACGGTGGTAACGCCTGAAGCTTCGGAGCCAGAGGATGAAACCGACCAGGGAACAGATCCGGATAAGGGAGAATCCCCTTCCGAATCAGGAGATTCGACTGTTGTTGATGATGAGGATCCCTCAGCTGTTGCCGATGCGGGCGATGCTATTAGCCCAGGAGTGGATCATACATCCTCCCCAGCAGATACGAATGTTGCAGGAGCAGAAGAAGGGAAGGACGCTTCTTTCGTGGGCATGCTGCCTAAAACAGGAGAAGAGAGCACATGGGGATACACTCTTGTAGGTACTCTTATGATTATTCTCGGCAGTATGGGATACTTGTATCTTCGTCGCAGACAACAGATGAATTCGTAG
- a CDS encoding virulence factor, with amino-acid sequence MNIVSIEPTPSPNTMMLHLDERLEDGIRRTYTLDNERSAPAFIRQMLHIPGVKSVFHTTDFVALDRKGNADWSVILGEVQSRLGQQGIDLDWIESEDASGEHFGEAQVFVQFFRGVPMQIRVKAGAKEERISLSDRFVKAVTEVASATLIKERKLSDYGVRYGELPDIAREVEQELEAAYPPERLERVIQQAIEHGTNSEEFVERRRQLDGAELEEALHHEDWNVRYAAFDGMEPTVERLPLIAHALHDNKMQIRRLAVVYLGDIRTPEAMELLYEALQDSSPAVRRTAGDTLSDIGDPAATAAMTATLSDKSKLVRWRAARFLYEVGTEEAEQALRKAADDPEFEVSLQAKMALERIESGEQAAGTVWQQMAGRNKTSE; translated from the coding sequence ATGAATATTGTTTCAATTGAACCAACACCCAGTCCCAATACGATGATGCTGCATCTGGACGAACGTCTGGAGGACGGAATCCGCAGAACATATACACTGGATAATGAACGGTCTGCTCCGGCGTTTATTCGCCAGATGCTTCATATCCCCGGAGTAAAAAGTGTATTTCACACGACCGACTTTGTAGCGCTCGACCGCAAGGGAAATGCGGATTGGTCCGTCATTCTTGGCGAAGTTCAAAGTCGTCTCGGGCAACAAGGAATTGATCTGGATTGGATCGAATCTGAAGATGCCTCTGGTGAACACTTTGGTGAAGCACAAGTATTCGTTCAATTCTTCAGAGGAGTGCCGATGCAGATTCGGGTCAAGGCCGGCGCCAAGGAAGAGCGGATCTCGCTCTCGGATCGATTCGTCAAAGCCGTTACTGAAGTCGCCAGTGCAACACTGATTAAGGAACGGAAACTGAGTGATTACGGTGTTCGCTACGGAGAATTACCTGATATTGCAAGGGAAGTTGAACAGGAACTGGAAGCCGCATATCCGCCAGAGCGTCTGGAACGAGTGATTCAACAAGCCATTGAGCACGGCACCAATTCCGAAGAGTTCGTGGAGCGTCGCCGCCAGCTGGATGGTGCCGAGCTTGAAGAGGCTCTGCATCATGAAGACTGGAATGTTCGCTACGCTGCATTTGATGGCATGGAACCCACAGTAGAACGACTGCCACTCATTGCCCATGCACTTCATGATAATAAAATGCAGATACGCCGGCTAGCTGTTGTATATCTCGGTGATATTCGTACACCGGAAGCAATGGAACTGCTGTACGAAGCTCTGCAGGATAGTTCGCCTGCTGTACGTCGGACGGCGGGAGATACCCTCTCCGATATTGGTGATCCTGCTGCAACAGCAGCCATGACAGCTACGTTATCTGACAAAAGCAAACTTGTACGCTGGCGTGCAGCCCGCTTCCTGTACGAAGTTGGAACCGAAGAAGCAGAGCAAGCGCTGCGGAAGGCAGCCGACGACCCTGAGTTTGAAGTCAGCCTGCAAGCCAAAATGGCACTTGAACGGATTGAATCCGGGGAACAGGCAGCCGGAACCGTATGGCAGCAGATGGCCGGACGTAACAAGACGTCGGAATAG